The Cucurbita pepo subsp. pepo cultivar mu-cu-16 chromosome LG18, ASM280686v2, whole genome shotgun sequence nucleotide sequence TCAAAACATATCGTATAAAGAACTTAATAAGATCAAGTGGGATGTAAAAGATGATGTTGTAAAGCCAGATTACACCAGCCCAACCCCATCCAATTCCTTCAATGGCAGCAAAGCTCCAGTTTGCATAAACAGCAATTAAAGTAGCAATCTGTTCAGGAAAAACCAGTTCAGTTCTAATCATAACCTTGGCAAACAAATTTCTGTACTGAAGTTTATTCGTAGTCCACTCACCAGCTGTGCAACCAGAAAAGCTGCAACCAGTAATAGTCCAGGACGTTCCACATAAGACCAACTTCGAGAGCGTGTAACAAATATAAGAGCCTGACTTATAGTGCTTACTTGCAGATAAATAGCGGAGGCAAGTTTCCTAATGTCATCGTGAGCAGTTTTCTCAAGAGTTGCCACCCCAAAGATTCGCTGAAAAAGAGCAAATAAATGGCTAAACAACCTCATAGAAGATCACTAGTTGTAAAAACAATTGACAAGATAACACTACTGTTGGCTGTCAACACGAATCATAGAGTTCTAATGCAATTTTTCAATAACAAATGCAGCTATCTTACTGGAAAAAAGTCGGTCTTATAGGCTGCCCAAAAGAAGATGACAGTCATCATTGCCATGTAGCCGCCAAGTATAACGCCAGTTGTAAAAATTTCCGCCAGCTTCCAGCTATCAGGCAAAGGAGATGGTTTCACTCTGTCCTTAGATATAGTCATTATTGTACCTATTATCAAAGTTCCAACAATTAATCGAAGAATGTTCTTAGTTGTTAAAAGTATGACCTTGAAAAACatttgcaattttctctacgACAAGCCAATTATCTTTTAAGAAATTCATACTCTAACCAGAAGCTGCAACAAGTAATATTTATAGCATTGAAGGAAATTGCTAGTTTCACACATCTTAACAAGGAGATATAAGTTGGTTGGAAACTTGCAGTGTTTACGACTTAACCTAAGAGGAGACTCACGATGGGGCTTATATGATGCTAATGGCaacatattttagaaaaaaagaaatagaagaggAAGTACGAACCATCATTGAGAATGGCAATGATGAGCACCATAAAAGGTGGAAAATCAAATTTCCATATGAGAGCCAGCAACATGAAACCAAGCTGTTGACAAGCAACATACAAGATGAAAACATTTCTAGACCATAATATCAGAAAACACTTGAATGAATATTAACAGAAAGAATATAGAGATGCCAGGAATTCGAATGTGAGCAGAACCATCATTTACTTACCACTATACGAATAGTGATTGAAACTGCATATATCTGCCACATACAGAAATTCAGTAAGTATATCATCAAATACCTCTTCcatcttttatattaaaaaaaaaaaaaaaacagaagaagaagaagaagaagattactACAATACAGTAATACATACTTGAAAAATTTGTGGAAGTGAAGTTGAAGCAACATCAATAGTAACTTTTCAAGCGAGAATGGAGAAAGCTAAACATGAGATACAAAATGATCTGCTTACAGTGTAATTTTTCATCCTCTGAAAGATTGCTCGGCTGGTCAAAACAGCACTAATGATAACACTCAAACCAGGCTCTGTGAGGACTATGTCTGAAGCACTACGAGCAGCATCGGTGGCATCAGCAACAGCAATGCCTATGTCTGCTTTTTTAAGGGCGGGGGCATCATTTACTCCATCGCCGGTCATACCACAGATATGTTTCCTTGCCTGCAGGCGCTTTACAATCTCATATTTGTGCTCTGGATTGAACAATAGCAATGACACAACAAGAGCATGTTACTTGTATGAATGTCATGACTTCAAGAACTATATATCttagaaatgaagaaaactcATTGGAAGATAGAAAATATACCAGGAAAAACACCAGCAAAGCCATCAGCTTTTTCTATCAGTTCATCAACAGGTAAAGCAGCAATAGACTCATCCTTGTCCTGACCTAATAAAGCAGATGAGGGATACATGTTGGTTCCCATCCCCAAGCGACGTCCTGTTTCCTTTCCAATAGCCAGCTGGTCACCTAAAAAGCAAAAACGGTCAGAAGCACATAAGCTAGGGCATACTACTCCCAGGTCCATGACAACGAACATAATAAACTAGTTAAACACGTTTTAGGATTTTTCTTAAATGGAGAAATCAACATATCCGTCGCCTAACATTTATATTGTGTTCCCCTCTTAGTCTTTCATTTATAGCTTTACTCTCAATCAAACAAATAGGTAATAGCCTGACGCTCCATCCAAGGTTAAATTGAAGGCATACAAAAAACAGAGGACAATGGCATCCAAGGTAAATCCATGCCTTAGATAAAAACTATATGCAAGCATATTTAACCCCAGTTCAGAGGTTATGATATTCAGTATATTCCCTACATTAACAGAATggctataaaaaaaatacgtaCCAGTAATCATCTTCACATTCACTCCAAGGTTTAAGGCCCTCCTTATTGTCTCTGCACTATCATGCCTTGGTGGGTCAAACAGTGGCAGAAGGCCAACAAACTGCCACGGACCTCCAGCACTCTCCTTCCTACCATCTGGAACTTCCTGTGTGTATAAATGATAACAAAAACagtaaaaatataagataaaattaaattaattacaagtAACAGTCAACAATTGAGACACTAAATACCTGGTATGCGACAGCTAGAGAGCGTAAACCTCGTTCTGCAAACTTGTCTATCACAGCATGAACTTTGCGCTCAATCTCCGACTTATTGTGCGCAAGGTTCAAAATCTAGGATCATAATCAACAAGAAAACAGTATTGTGCGTTGAGACTAATCATTTTTCTCATTctaattggaaaaaaaagaaacatcaaaataaCCTAAAAGGCAGATATATACCTGCTCTGGTGCACCTTTGCTGACTCTATGCATTTTACCCTCATGGTCTATGTAAGTCAATGCAGTCCGCTTATCAGTAGGGTTAAATGGAAGGAAGTGTACTTCTTGAATACCGGCACGAGCCTTTCAGATACAAGAAATAGACGAACATATTACACTCAAGAGTAGTTACATACAAAATGAATACTTGCAACAAAACATGTACAAGTCATTGAAACCTCTTTTGGGTCAGCAAGCATCCCAACAATAGCAGTATCAATAGCATCTTGATTCTCCATTCTTGATGCCCGGGCTGCCATTAGAACCACAGTATCCACATCCACTCCTTTAGCAAAAACCTAAAGTTTTCAAGTCAGATATCCCATTTTGAATGACCTAGTGTTAGTGGGATGAAcgatatataattaaatacgTTGAACAAAACTACATTTCCTTACTGACCTCAACAAGATTTTTGTCGACAGTTAGCTTGTTTAATGTAAGTGTTCCAGTCTTATCACTGCAAAGCACATCCATACCTGCCATCTCTTCAATTGCAGTCATCCTCTTTGTGATAGCACCCTAAAAGTAGTTATTACAATATCTCgattattcatttttcataGTTGAATTATACAAAACAGGAAATCTTGGAATCCTAGCGAACCTGCTGAGATAACCTATGAGAGCCAATAGCCATGGTCACAGAGAGGACTGTGGGCATGGCAATGGGAATTCCTCCAATCAGAAGCACGAGAAGATTGTCAATTCCAGGACGATATTCACGATCTTGAATTGGGTACATGACAATAATTTCTGTAATCATCCCCAAAGCAATTGAACATATGCAGAAGTTCCCGATTGCAGTTAAGACCTACAAGACAAGGAATGGGGGAAAATTAGGATTGGTTTCGGTATAATTCTAAAACTTCCTCAAAATGAACtgtaaaatataatataaatcatGTTATACTTGATAACAAAATCCTGCTGTTTTTGTAATGAAAGTCGTTCTTGAAAACTATCCTACCAAATAAGCttcaacataaaatataaaaaattaactgcGTTGATTTATGTTTCTAAAGATGACTTCTAAACATACCCTTATTCAACacaaaaataatctaaataaataaaataaatctacACGGAATATAATTTACCAAAAGCCTTCTTTACCTTCTGGAAGTGTCCCACTTGATTAGTGGTGTCAACAAGGTGAGCTGCTCTGCCAAAGAAAGTATGAACACCAGTGGCAATGACCACCGCTTCAATCTCTCCCTGTTTACAAGTAGAACCAGAATATATGCCATCACCCGGACCTTTCGTAACAGGAAGAGACTCGCCTGTAAGAGCAGACTGCAAAATTCGAAGCcgaatttagaaaatttagttttttggGAAAATAATACCATAATGAAAAAAGTGTATACATTAAGTCAGCAAACATGATCTTACCTGATCAATTTTCAATGGGTCCCCTTCTAGAAGACGAGCATCAGCTGGAATTATATCCCCAAGTTTGATACTTATAATATCACCAGGAACTAAAACCGAAGCATCTTGCACACTCCACCTTCCATCTCGGAGAATCTTTTATCAACATACATCGGAAAGAACAAGATTAAATAAGACATATAATAATTTgtcggaggaggaggagaagtaGACCCATTACTTGGACATATGGTTGCACTACCGCTCGAAATAATAAAGGAATTAGAAATACCTTGGCTTGGGGAGCTAAGCTAGCCATTAGAGCAGCTGCAGCGTTACCGGCATTGTTTTCCTCAATAAAACTAATTGTTGAGTTGATAAGCAACAGGGCGACAATACCAACAAAATCTTGCCAGTCAGGAGGCTTTCCCTGCGCAAGAACGTATCATGTAATCTTTGTACAAGGAGAGAGATGGTAAATATCTTCCAAAAACATTCCAAGATGAGATATACTGAGAGAAATGAATGTTTAAACCAAAGAGATAAACACTTACTCCACCATTTGCGAGTGCAATGGCCATAATAGCAGCAGCTTCCATAACCCATGAGAGGGGATTCCACATAAACCCCAAAAACTTCAAGAATTTACTTTCCTTGAAAAATATCAGGATGAGAAGCAAAACGTGATTAGCACTTCAATTGCTACATAACAAGATAGTCAATATTAGAGGGGAGACATTGATTACCTTCTTCTCCTCAAGCTTGTTGTGACCAAAAATTACAAGCCGTTCCTCAGCAGCCGCTGTGGTAAGACCCTCTTTGCTACATCTCAGATTATCAAAAACCTCCTCGATGGGTATGTTTTCCTGCAATCACATGGTTCTGAAAGTGAGCGATAGGGAATTACTCCCAGATAATAACAAGGAATGGTGAATAAATTGTTTAGATCTGTTACCAAGTCCACAGTTTCCTTCAACACAGCCTCCAAAACCTCAGGCTTCTCGcccttttcttccattttcctttgaAATTATAACCTCTATTCAAAATCACTAATTCACTCTGCCCACAAACATAAAATGGTCACCAGACACTTCAAACCAAACAACCGAATACAGGGCAAGAAAGTGTTTTCTAAAGTTACCTAAAGCAACAAAAGGACAGCAAACGAAGCTGGAAAAGTTAGCGAGAGTTTGAAGCCTATCAACGGTGAAGGTTTCTGGAGGAGAAAATGAGAAGTTTCCCACCAGCTTCCAAAAATCACAAATTTGCAGCAACAGAGAGCAACTGCATGTAGCGTTTAAAGCAGGAGTAGAATCAGTTGATTAAGATAATATTAAAGCACCCATTAAGTAAGCTTTATAGAAAGTCCAAAACTTCAAACCTTACCAGAActctaatgaaaaaaaaaaaatgtcattaaTATATCCACTCAATGTGGTCATTTTGATGCATTCatcttctcttttcccttttttattcAAGTGGTAATTAAATTAGAGCATTTAATGAGAATTATTTAGAACTGATAAAATAGAAATGTGAGTTTAATATCAAACTTAAAAGGAAACTAAAGAGTACGAAATGAATATGTACTGGTCAACATTAACGGCAATTCTATTTGGTTCGCCcaagaaaaattattggaaggatgaatataattttacatTCACATGAAAATTCgttgtctttttttcttttctttttttctttttaagtatgagcatgaaaatttaaaactcgAGTATATGTGAATTAAAattcacaattattttttaaaaaataaatgatacaaatgttttaatttatatttttaatctgcAGCAAATTCCCATTCCCATTCCCCTTCGAAACTCGAAAAGGCATATTTCTCATTCTCAATAAACCCTAcaatattttatcattttatttcgACCAGAGGTTTCGCGCCCTgcacaatatatttttttattaaaaaaaaaagttacccCTACCCATTTCTGGATTGAAGTTTTATTtcagattttaaaatacgagaattaaaaatgcaaagaaaaaaggattatgataataataaaacacgAAAAGCAGAAGATATCTACGGAATTGAACTCAGAATTGATAACAGTTCAGAGTTGAAGCCCTCAACAAGAACTAAACAAGCAAGGCGCGAAGGAAGAAAATACCCACACTGCTATGTGAGACTCAAATCCGAATGCCAGATATTGATTTGCAGCAGCAATGGTGAGAATGATTGAGATGCCTTCAGTTCCGGCTTCAGTATTTGTAGTCGAACACTCTGGTCCAGCTTTTCGCAGTTGAATCGCAGGAACTCGACCTAATCTCTCACCGGAAGAAGATGAACACACTCGATTCAGGCCCTAGTTTAGGCATCCACAGGATAAGAACTTCAATCCGGATAATCACTGAGTAAAGTAAACCAAAGGCGTGCGACTGGTAAGgcagagaaggaagaaactgAAAGTGGTTATGTTGCGTTAACGGAGGTaatggaggagagagagagagagagagagagagagagcacgCGCGCGGGAATGGACGAATATGGAGAACGTGAAGGGATAGAGAAGAGATGAGGTACGGTTGGGTGAGAAATAGAGAAAGGTGTGAGTGAGgggagaaagagaatgaaggGAAGAATGAAAAGATATGGCCAGTCGTGGGCTGAGTGAGATACAGAAAATGACATCTACATGGGACTCTCTAGGCCACCGATAAAAGTGggcaatatctgttagcagtgagcttgagctattacaaaaaGTACTGGATTAAAGTGGCTAATAACTAAtgaatgtgttttttttttaagaacacggaaaacaaatataattatttgatattttaattaggtACTAATTAggtaatatattaaattaagatgGTTGGGAAATAGGGAGATGTCATGCTTATATTGCAGTTTGGTCATCTAAGTCATGCATATTTATGGTTGTACCTACCCTTCTAATTCAACcactatatttataaaatgggATCATCATCTTTAATGTGTGACATTTTGCTTTCCCTAagttcatttaattattatttaaatagaaaattataataattaaaaacctacatagattttattaaaaataaataaataaatattgtagaATTTAGAAGGAATAGATATGGATAaagtttcttataaatatttaaagtatCTTTTAATTAGCATGGAAATGCAAAGGGGAAATTGATTCCAGTGGTCTGTGTGTATATCGAGGCAAATCTAAAGGCGTCCTCCAATTTCCAACGTAAACTTTAGGGCTCTTTTGAAAGGCCGCCCATACTCGGCGGTGGTGCTTGCATTATTACTGCTTTCCAGCTTCCTCTGTCCCTCTCGCTtccttttcttaatttaaatattaaatgcaAACAAATTAATTCCATTGTCAAAAACTCAAAAGGCCAACACGATATGGAgacatatttattatatacagtctattaataaaaaagttaatttaataaaaaatactattttgtCTCAAAATCTTccctaaactaaaaaatacattcaattttaaaaataatttcataattgatGAAAGGTTGATATAAggttttcatatatatatatatatatatatatatatatatatatatatatatattaataattttcttgatttttttttatgaaggggtaatttttaaaaataacacaaAGGGTAAgagtaattttcaatttttaaaaaatataatattaatgaaactcttaaaaatttaaaagaattttttaaacaaactaATAATAACTATCATTGAAACTTGTCTGAAAgtatcaaatttaaatgtatttaattaatttataaccattttttaaatacacaTGATACAAtctcaataattatatatatatatatattttaagaatactgtatattaaatttaaaataaaagaaagatataTGATAATTCAATAAAGCTGGATGGTTTGGACAAATGGTCAAAGACGTGTTGGACTGGGTATGACCTTGAAGTCAAAGACAGAATTGAGAAATTTAGGAAAATCCAATTCCAATTATTTATATACGACTTGCAATTTGAACATGTAAGAtgaagtaaaataattttgttgaaattaatatttgctatcgaaatattattttctttgttgatATTGGATGTGTTTTGTCTTAAATTTTGAACTGACATTTCGAacctaaattattaaatagacATCAATTATCGTtctattaataatttgatatttaatgtttataattGTTAAACtagtaattttcattataatttaaataataggtTTACTTTACGGATTAATATAATCTATATTCCATGGTTAagatttacaaatttattaaaataaaattgaaaaagaaaacatcaaatgaaatttaaaatcaattaccATGTTGAGCGTtatagtttattaatttttctaaattataaaatttgaaagtaaaaCTGATATAAACAAATTCATTGAAAAGTATTATCTTAATCGAAAATGGCaataaaaagg carries:
- the LOC111779937 gene encoding ATPase 11, plasma membrane-type-like, giving the protein MEEKGEKPEVLEAVLKETVDLENIPIEEVFDNLRCSKEGLTTAAAEERLVIFGHNKLEEKKESKFLKFLGFMWNPLSWVMEAAAIMAIALANGGGKPPDWQDFVGIVALLLINSTISFIEENNAGNAAAALMASLAPQAKILRDGRWSVQDASVLVPGDIISIKLGDIIPADARLLEGDPLKIDQSALTGESLPVTKGPGDGIYSGSTCKQGEIEAVVIATGVHTFFGRAAHLVDTTNQVGHFQKVLTAIGNFCICSIALGMITEIIVMYPIQDREYRPGIDNLLVLLIGGIPIAMPTVLSVTMAIGSHRLSQQGAITKRMTAIEEMAGMDVLCSDKTGTLTLNKLTVDKNLVEVFAKGVDVDTVVLMAARASRMENQDAIDTAIVGMLADPKEARAGIQEVHFLPFNPTDKRTALTYIDHEGKMHRVSKGAPEQILNLAHNKSEIERKVHAVIDKFAERGLRSLAVAYQEVPDGRKESAGGPWQFVGLLPLFDPPRHDSAETIRRALNLGVNVKMITGDQLAIGKETGRRLGMGTNMYPSSALLGQDKDESIAALPVDELIEKADGFAGVFPEHKYEIVKRLQARKHICGMTGDGVNDAPALKKADIGIAVADATDAARSASDIVLTEPGLSVIISAVLTSRAIFQRMKNYTIYAVSITIRIVLGFMLLALIWKFDFPPFMVLIIAILNDGTIMTISKDRVKPSPLPDSWKLAEIFTTGVILGGYMAMMTVIFFWAAYKTDFFPRIFGVATLEKTAHDDIRKLASAIYLQVSTISQALIFVTRSRSWSYVERPGLLLVAAFLVAQLIATLIAVYANWSFAAIEGIGWGWAGVIWLYNIIFYIPLDLIKFFIRYVLSGRAWDLVIEQRIAFTRQKDFGKEQRELQWAHAQRTLHGLQAPDAKMFHDRTHFTELNQMAEEAKRRAEIARLRELHTLKGHVESVVRLKGLDIDTIQQAYTV